The Streptomyces sp. NBC_01353 genome contains a region encoding:
- a CDS encoding chloride channel protein, with translation MTETNAHPADPGSGQQPLEADRLRDILRAPGYLKILVFSALLGIPVSLAAFWFLVGLHEMEHLVWADLPHGLGWDTPPWWWPIPLLLVAGVVVGLVAAHLPGAGGHVPASGLHTDGTPPVTLPGILLAAVASLPLGAVLGPEAPLIALGCGLALLFRDLTRTPATPQTTVLLGAAGAAAAIAAIFGNPLIAAVLLIEVAGAGGPQLFAVMLPALLSSGIGALVFTGFGRWTGLETGSLSLKLPMPFPHLDAGDVLWTIPIALALAVLLHPVLAAARRIAAYVSAGVVSRTVLCAVAAAGCASLYALITGRTPADVALSGQTTLGLLAADPYAWSVGALVAVLICKGIAYTLCLGSLRGGPVFPALFLGAAAGALLAPLPGLGVVPAMAAGMAAATASTLRLPVSSVVLVVLLLGGSAMMPIAILAAVIAFVTTELLPDRPALPPASHAETTAAH, from the coding sequence ATGACGGAGACCAACGCTCACCCCGCGGACCCCGGCAGCGGGCAGCAGCCCCTGGAGGCGGACCGGCTGCGTGACATCCTCCGCGCTCCCGGCTACCTCAAGATCCTCGTCTTCTCCGCTCTCCTCGGCATCCCGGTCTCGCTGGCCGCGTTCTGGTTTCTCGTCGGACTGCACGAGATGGAACACCTCGTGTGGGCGGACCTTCCGCACGGGCTGGGCTGGGACACCCCGCCATGGTGGTGGCCAATTCCCCTGCTCCTGGTCGCCGGAGTCGTCGTCGGTCTGGTCGCCGCGCATCTGCCCGGCGCCGGCGGACACGTTCCCGCCTCCGGCCTCCACACCGACGGAACTCCGCCGGTCACTCTGCCCGGCATCCTGCTCGCGGCAGTCGCGAGTCTGCCCCTCGGCGCCGTGCTGGGGCCGGAGGCACCGCTGATCGCTCTGGGCTGCGGCCTCGCCCTGCTCTTCCGCGACCTCACACGGACTCCGGCGACCCCGCAGACAACCGTTCTGCTGGGCGCGGCCGGCGCCGCGGCCGCCATCGCGGCGATCTTCGGCAACCCGCTGATCGCCGCGGTGCTCCTGATCGAGGTGGCGGGGGCCGGCGGGCCGCAGCTGTTCGCGGTCATGCTGCCCGCCCTGCTCTCCAGCGGAATCGGGGCACTGGTCTTCACCGGCTTCGGACGCTGGACCGGGCTGGAAACGGGCAGCCTCAGCCTCAAGCTACCCATGCCCTTCCCTCACCTGGATGCGGGTGACGTCCTCTGGACGATCCCCATCGCCCTCGCCCTCGCCGTCCTCCTGCACCCCGTACTGGCGGCCGCCCGACGCATCGCCGCGTACGTCTCCGCGGGCGTGGTCTCCCGCACCGTCCTGTGTGCCGTGGCAGCCGCAGGCTGCGCCTCCCTCTACGCCCTGATCACCGGCCGCACCCCCGCGGACGTCGCGTTGTCGGGCCAGACCACCCTGGGCCTGCTGGCCGCCGACCCGTACGCCTGGAGCGTGGGGGCACTGGTCGCCGTCCTTATCTGCAAAGGCATCGCCTACACCCTCTGCCTGGGCAGCCTGCGCGGTGGCCCCGTCTTCCCCGCCCTCTTCCTCGGAGCCGCCGCCGGGGCCCTGCTGGCCCCCCTGCCCGGTCTGGGCGTCGTCCCCGCCATGGCGGCAGGGATGGCTGCCGCTACGGCCAGCACCCTGCGGCTGCCGGTCAGCAGCGTGGTCCTCGTCGTCCTCCTGCTGGGAGGCTCAGCCATGATGCCCATCGCGATCCTCGCGGCAGTGATCGCCTTCGTCACCACGGAGCTGCTTCCTGACCGACCGGCGCTACCGCCCGCATCTCACGCCGAGACCACCGCGGCCCACTGA
- a CDS encoding organic hydroperoxide resistance protein, with protein sequence MNAIYTAVATANGREGRAVSSDGHIDLPLAHPQALGGNGQGTNPEQLFAAGYAACFASAMGLVARQEKIDVKDASITAEVSIGKDETDGGFGLAVVMRAEFPDHLQGEPGRELLEKTHAFCPYSKATRGNIQVELVIE encoded by the coding sequence ATGAACGCGATCTACACCGCCGTCGCCACCGCCAACGGCCGCGAGGGCCGCGCCGTCAGCTCCGACGGCCACATCGACCTCCCCCTCGCCCACCCCCAGGCCCTCGGCGGCAACGGCCAGGGCACGAACCCGGAGCAGCTCTTCGCCGCCGGCTACGCGGCCTGCTTCGCGAGCGCCATGGGTCTGGTGGCACGCCAGGAGAAGATCGACGTCAAGGACGCCTCCATCACGGCCGAGGTCTCCATCGGCAAGGACGAGACGGACGGCGGCTTCGGCCTCGCGGTCGTCATGCGCGCCGAGTTCCCCGACCACCTCCAGGGCGAGCCGGGCCGCGAACTCCTCGAGAAGACCCACGCGTTCTGCCCGTACTCCAAGGCCACGCGCGGCAACATCCAGGTCGAGCTCGTCATCGAGTAG
- a CDS encoding MarR family transcriptional regulator, with translation METLDTTRDEDFLRLDHQICFSLHAATRAFNGVYRGALKELGLTYPQYLVMLVLWEHGELPVKRIGEHLRLDSGTLSPLLKRLEAAGYVERRRSAEDERSVTARPTEAGTALREKALDVPKRIAAATGMELEEMRALRARLNELAVRLDSVDPDDLSACE, from the coding sequence ATGGAGACTCTCGACACGACCCGGGACGAGGACTTCCTCCGGCTCGACCACCAGATCTGCTTCTCGCTGCACGCCGCCACCCGCGCCTTCAACGGCGTCTACCGCGGCGCCCTCAAGGAGCTCGGGCTCACCTACCCCCAGTACCTGGTGATGCTGGTGCTCTGGGAGCACGGCGAGCTGCCCGTCAAGCGGATCGGCGAGCATCTGCGCCTCGACTCCGGGACCCTGTCCCCCCTGCTCAAGCGGCTGGAGGCGGCCGGCTACGTCGAGCGGCGGCGCAGCGCGGAGGACGAGCGGTCGGTCACCGCGCGCCCCACCGAAGCCGGGACGGCGCTGCGGGAGAAGGCCCTGGACGTGCCGAAGCGGATCGCCGCAGCGACGGGCATGGAGCTGGAGGAGATGCGCGCGCTGCGGGCCCGGCTCAACGAGTTGGCCGTCCGGCTCGACAGCGTCGACCCGGACGACCTGAGCGCCTGCGAGTAG
- a CDS encoding MFS transporter, with translation MTTTHTPATPAGAAPAKAGARQWLGLAVLLLPVTLMTADLGVLWLATPYLAADLRPSSAQLLWITDIYGFLTAGTLVIMGTLGDRLGRRRLLMAGSAGFLLASLLAAYAPNAETLIAARALLGVAGAAVLPSTLALISHMFTDARQRATAIAMWVTALSVGLAIGPIVGGVLLASWWWGSVFLIGLPIMLIALVTAPVLLPEYRDPGAGRIDVPSVALFLLAVLPMVYGVKSVASHGPTAEAAAAFAGGIALTLLFVRRQNRLTTPLLDLRLFRDRAFTGALLTLLLGMTALNGVEYLVPQYLQAVAGQSPLEAGLWLLPGAVGLIAGSQLTPPLARRFRPAYVLIGGLLVSLAGYAAIALAAGVEVASLGLAVIMFGAAPISVLGTALAVGAAPPEKAGAAAATGQTAYDLGLALGIAVTGSVAVAVYRSGIPGDAPAAARESLGAASAVADEGLLATARESFTTALQSASALSAGFALLTAVLVAVLLRKVPRITSGD, from the coding sequence ATGACCACGACCCACACCCCCGCGACCCCCGCCGGGGCGGCGCCGGCGAAGGCCGGCGCCCGCCAGTGGCTCGGACTCGCCGTCCTGCTCCTCCCGGTCACCCTGATGACGGCCGACCTCGGCGTCCTCTGGCTCGCCACCCCCTACCTGGCCGCCGATCTGCGGCCGAGCAGCGCCCAGTTGCTGTGGATCACCGACATCTACGGCTTTCTCACCGCCGGCACCCTGGTCATCATGGGCACGCTCGGCGACCGCCTCGGCCGGCGCCGGCTGCTGATGGCGGGCTCGGCGGGCTTCCTGCTGGCCTCGCTGCTCGCCGCGTACGCCCCGAACGCCGAGACCCTCATCGCGGCCCGCGCCCTGCTGGGCGTGGCGGGAGCCGCCGTGCTGCCCTCCACGCTCGCCCTGATCAGCCACATGTTCACCGACGCACGGCAGCGGGCGACCGCGATCGCGATGTGGGTGACCGCGCTCTCGGTCGGCCTGGCGATCGGCCCGATCGTCGGCGGCGTGCTTCTGGCGTCCTGGTGGTGGGGTTCGGTGTTTCTGATCGGCCTGCCGATCATGCTGATCGCCCTGGTCACGGCGCCGGTGCTGCTGCCGGAGTACCGCGATCCGGGGGCCGGCCGGATCGATGTGCCGAGTGTGGCGCTCTTCCTGCTGGCGGTCCTGCCAATGGTCTACGGGGTGAAGTCGGTGGCCTCGCACGGTCCGACGGCGGAGGCGGCCGCGGCCTTCGCCGGCGGTATCGCCCTCACGCTGCTCTTCGTCCGCCGCCAGAACCGGCTGACCACCCCGCTGCTCGATCTGCGGCTCTTCCGCGACCGCGCCTTCACGGGGGCACTGCTCACCCTGCTGCTCGGCATGACCGCGCTGAACGGGGTGGAGTACCTGGTTCCGCAGTACCTCCAGGCGGTTGCCGGCCAGTCGCCGCTCGAGGCCGGTCTCTGGCTGCTGCCGGGGGCGGTGGGGCTGATCGCCGGATCGCAGCTGACCCCGCCGCTCGCCCGTCGCTTCCGCCCGGCGTACGTCCTGATCGGCGGCCTGCTGGTCTCGCTGGCCGGGTACGCGGCGATCGCCCTGGCCGCCGGGGTCGAGGTGGCCTCCCTGGGCCTCGCGGTGATCATGTTCGGGGCAGCCCCGATCAGTGTCCTCGGCACGGCCCTGGCGGTCGGAGCGGCTCCGCCGGAGAAGGCGGGCGCGGCGGCGGCGACCGGTCAGACGGCGTACGACCTGGGCCTGGCCCTGGGGATCGCGGTGACCGGCAGTGTGGCGGTCGCGGTCTACCGGAGCGGTATCCCGGGCGACGCCCCGGCCGCGGCGCGGGAGTCCCTGGGCGCGGCGAGCGCGGTGGCGGACGAGGGGCTGCTGGCGACGGCGCGGGAGTCCTTCACCACGGCTCTGCAGTCGGCGTCGGCGCTGAGCGCGGGCTTCGCGCTGCTGACGGCGGTGCTGGTGGCGGTCCTGCTGCGGAAGGTGCCAAGGATCACCTCGGGCGACTAG